The genomic window AATGTGATGCTGTGGTGAGGTGTATGTACTGTTGTATTATAGAACCATGACAATCAGAATGTGATGCTGTGGTGAGGTGTATGTACTGTTGTATTATAGAACCATGACAGTTAGAATGTGACGTTGTGGTGAGGTGTATGTACTGTTGTATTATAGAACCATGACAATCAGAATGTGATGCTGTGGTGAGGTGTATGTACTGTTGTATTATAGAACCATGACAGAatgtgttgctgtggcgaggtgTATGTACTGTTGTATTATAGAACCATTATAGAACCATGACAGTCAGAATGTGACGTTGTGGTGATGTGTATGTACTGTTGTATTATAGAACCATGACAGAATGTGATGTTGTGGCGAGGTGTACCTTCAGAGGAGCTtgagctggagaaaaaaaagaccgtTTTTGTGAGGAAAGCGGGCAGCAGACCAAAGAAAATTTAAGAATGCGTCtaatcccacccccctctctctagcacgttgtgtgtgtgtgtgtgtgtgtgtgtgtgtgtgtgtgtgtgtgtgttgtggtgcgtgtgtgtgtgtgtgtgtgtgtgtgtgtgtgtgtgtgtgtgtgtgtgtgttgtggtgcgtgtgtgtgtgtgtgtgtgtgtgtgtgtgtgtgtgtgtgtgtgtgtgtgcgcgtgcagtgcgtgtgtgcgtgcgtgcgtgtgtgtgtgtgtgtgtgtgtgtgtgtgtgtgtgtgtgtgcgtgtgaaattcaatatgaacacaaaacaaacagcagaaaCGATCCTCACCGCTGCAGGAGAGGTCTGAGGTCTTTGGGGAGGTCTACTCCAGCAGCGCCGTACGTCTTCGAGGTCTTCCGTGTGGACACctagatcgaaaaaaaaaaagaaaaaaaagagagcaaactTATTTAAagttacaaaaaaagaagaaaaagttataaACTGTAAACTCGTGATTGATAGATCTTTTGTAAacgaattcagaaaaaaaaaaaactttagtgAATATTGGATGGCAGACTTACTTTGACACTGAAGAAGTTGTCGTCCTTTGCGACGCGCTGGGTGGTCATGTTGGTGAGGACCGCTAACCTGGAGAAGGTGCCTGCAGTGAGGACTGTCAGCAGTGTGTCCCTGACCCTGGTCATGTCGGTCCACGTGTCTTCATCCTGCAGGGTCGTCATCAGCCTCTGGGCGGCCAAGTCACTGCTCGTGTCCATGgctacaatcaaacaaaaaatgtcTTGTTTTTCCCTTCCTGTGTTTGTTAAATGTAGCCTATATGCAGTGCATCGATGTTCATTTATTCTGTCCAGAACTTTCTGGCCTTTATAAACTTTGTACTTTAATTATGATGGGTTGGGATACAtacgatttttgtgtgtgtacacctcaGAACTATGCATCATTGCTTTTGTCCTGTATGCCATCCATTACTTGTCTTACAATAGCTTTTGTCCTGAAGTCACCCATTACTTATCTTGCAATAGCTTTTGTCCTGAAGTCACCCATTTCTTGTTTTGCAATAGCTTTTGTCCTGAAGTCATCCATTAGCTGTCTTACAATAGTTTTTGTCCTGTTGGTCATCCATTACTTGTCTTACAATAGCTTTTATCCTGTAGGTCATCTATTAGTTGTCTTACAATAGCTTTTGTCCTGAAGTTATCCATTAGTTGTCTTTCAATAGCTTTTGTCCTGTAGGCAACCTATTACTTGTCTTACAATAGCTTTTGACCTGTAGGTCATCCATTAgttgctctatggatgtgaatcatggacggtctacaaacgccaagccaaaaagctgaaccacttccacaccaccagcctcagaaaacttctcggcataaagtggcaagagaagatccctgacacagaggtgctcactcgtgcaaacttgcccagcatctacaccatcttgatgcaggctcagctgcgctgggcaggccatgtagttcgcatgccagaccaccggctccccaagaaactgctgtacggagaactccaacatggcaagcgctcccatggaggccaaaagaagcgcttcaaagacattcTGAaaacttctctgaaggccttcaacatcagccacgacacatgggagctgaatgcaatggacagaccaaagtggcgttcagctgtccacaaaggtgccaaatcctgtgaggccaacagaatcgctgcagcagagcaacgcagacaggccaggaaaagcagtgccagcaagtccccgacagccgccaccatcccctgtccacactgcgtcagaaccttccgggcgcggattggcctgaccagtcatctgcgcacccacagagcccaacccacccacccccagggtgACTAGAtagtcctcgtcgatcccgacggacgaaccacagttGTCTTACAATAGCTTTTGACCTGTAGGTCATCCATTAGTTGCCTTACAATAGCTTTTGTCCTGTAGGTCATCCATTACTTGTCTTACAATAGCTTTTATCCTGTTGGTCATCCATTAGTTGTCTTACAATAGCTTCTGACCTGTAGGTCATCCATTAGTTGTCTCACAATAGCTTTTGTCCTGTAGGTCATCCATTAGTTGTCTTACAATAGCTTCTGACCTGTAGGTCATCCATTAGTTGTCTTACAATAGCTTCTGACCTGTAGGTCATCCATTAGTTGTCTTACAATAGCTTCTGACCTGTAGGTCATCCATTAGTTGCCTTACAATAGCTTTTGTCCTGTAGGTCATCCATTACTTGTCTTACAATAGCTTTTATCCTGTTGGTCATCCATTAGTTGTCTTACAATAGCTTTTGTCCTGTTGGTCATCCATTAGTTGTCTTACAATAGCTTCGGACCTGTAGGTCATCCATTAGTTGTCTTACAATAGCTTTTGTCCTGTTGGTCATCCATTAGTTGTCTTACAATAGCTTCGGACCTGTAGGTCATCCATTAGTTGTCTTATAATAGCTTTTGTCCTGTATGCCATCCATTAGTTGTCTCACAATAGCACAGAcctataagcaacaacaaaaaaatgtgtgttgAAATAAATCatcttttataaaaaaaattttttttacataacaGCCTTTCTCTGaattataaaacaaacacaccaacaaacaaaagtcCAATCATTCTGTTTAGTTGATATGAATACGAAAACAATATCCATACAGTTCACTTACGCCTGCTCCTCTTGTTGATTGCAGTCATGCGCAGTTTCTTTGAGGCCCGTAACTGAACCAGAGTGGCGTTCACGAGGGCGTGAAGGTGGCGCACCTCTGACGTTATGCCATGTGTCTTCAGGTACTGACCACGTGCTTCAAGGAGCCACTGCAGAAAGGTCTGCACACACAGTATGGAACGATGTCTGAGGCAAACATTCAAAAAGCATGATTTCGGTTCTCTCTCTGATTTACTAATTATAAGTGAACGTTTCAAcatagatttctctctctctctctctctctctctctctctctctctctctctctctctctctgtatagatagatagatagatagattaagaatatatatatatttctaagaaatctgtctgtctatacagagagagagagagagaggtggtcaaaagagaaacacacacttgtgtacatgtgtgtcctTACACTGAAAGCCAACAACTTGTTGTACTGGCAGGAGGCCACTTTGTTGCCCTTCTGGTTGAAGACCCTCCTCATGGGCAGCAGAACTCTCAGCATGAAAGTGGATGATGGCCTGTGGCCGTCCTGTGGAATCTGAACACAGAACATGGGCAGCAGAACTCTCAGCATGAAAGTGGATGATGGCCTGTGAAATCTGGACACAGAACATGGGCATTAGTTTATAACACAAGAGAATTCCGTGCTTATTGTTtagctgttttgtttgtctgatgtgtgtgtgtgtgttttttatttatttatttatttattttatattaatcTTAGTTAAATGGAAACATTTTCAAAAAATcgaagagctaaaaaaaaaaaaagcaaaaaaaaaaaaaaagcttacctTAAAAATCACCTCTAAGTGTCCCTGTGAGTGGAGAGCCAGCAGGCACTCCATGATGTAAGACATCTCTTTTTTAATGGTGCTGGCACGTCGTTTCTGGATGTGGCGCCTGAACTCCACATAGTCTGCCATCATTTGTCCTGTAACAATGATAACATTTATATATAAACTATTTTTatctgtgaactctctctctctctctctctctctctctctctctctctctctgtgtgtgtgtgtgtgtgtgtgtgtgtgtgtgtgtgtgtgtgtgttcttcactttaacgtctatccacatactgtgattttagacgagagagagagagagagagagagagagagagagagagagcgtgtgtgtgagagcgtgtatgtgtaaatatacgtatgtgtgtgtgtgtgtgtgtgcgcgcgcgcgcacgcacgcgcgtgcgtgtgagtgtgaacaTTTATGGGGATAGAGaggcgaaaacaaaaaaaacaaaacaatttttcgCTCTTTCTTGCTTACATCcactaaaggagagagagagacagagacagagacagtcagagtaAGAGAAGAGAATCACAAAGAGAGCCAGTGATTAGGTTCACCTTTTGTTGGTAGGCGACAACTTTCTGTCTCATGTCTTTCACCTGGCTGCAttgtccaaacaaacaaacacaaaagactAACTATCATGGACCAttatacaataatgatgattttaTACTTACCTTGAGGATACACCTAGTTATGTTAACCAAACAGACCAttatacaataatgatgattttaTACTTACCTTGAGGATACACCTAGTTATGTTAACCAAACAGACCAttatacaataatgatgattttaTACTTACCTTGAGGATACACCTAGTTATGTTAACCAAACAGACCAttatacaataatgatgattttaTACTTACCTTGAGGATACACCTAGTTATGTTAACCAAACAGACCAttatacaataatgatgattttaTACTTACCTTGAGGATACACCTAGTTATGTTAACCAAACAGACCAttatacaataatgatgattttaTACTTACCTTGAGGATACACCTAGTTATGTTAACCAAACAGACCATTATACAATAATGATGAAGTTATACTTTGAGGATACACCTAACTGTACTAACCAAACAGACCATTATACAATAATGATGAAGTTATACGTACTTTGAGGATACACCTAATTGTATTAACCAAACAGACCATTATACAATAATGATGAATTTGTACTTATTTTGAGGATAGACCTAGTTGTATTAACCAAACAGACCATTATACAATAATGATGAAATTACACTTACTTTGAGGATGATCAGCTGGGATATTTACGCCGTTTATTTCCTGCCCTGGCCCTTTTCCTTCTGTAATCATAAACAGACATTGCCGTGAATGATAACACAAAAAGTAATGTCTACAAAAACATGTAACTGCTTTTAATTGATCTCATTTAATCAGTAATAAAAACACCATATTTTCTAGATTTGTTAAACATAACATTCTCAAAGTACGTTTTGGTGCTATCAATGTTGCCCTACTTGTTCTGGCGGTTCCCATGAGATACTGCCAGTGCTGTGACTGTCGAGGTATGTGTTCCACGTCATTCAGGTGACGGCCCAGGTTGATCATTCGGCCCTGACACACCGGGCACTGTAgtgtctgtcaacacaacactcacatcaacaaacaaacaggcactgtagtctctgtcaacacaacactcacatcaacaaacaaacaggcactgtagtctctgtcaacacaacactcacatcaacaaacaaacaggcactgtagtctctgtcaacacaacagtcAGATCAACAAACAGGCACTTTAAtctctgtcaacacaacagtcAGATCAACAAACAGGCACTTTAatctctgtcaacacaacactcacatcaaCAAACAGGCACTGTAgtctctgtcaacacaacactcacatcaacaaacaaacaggcactgtagtctctgtcaacacaacactcacatcaacaaacaaacaggcactgtagtctctgtcaacacaacactcacatcaacaaacaaacaggcggCACTGTAgtctctgtcaacacaacactcacatcaacaaacaaacaggcactgtagtctctgtcaacacaacactcacatcaacaaacaaacaggcactgtagtctctgtcaacacaacactcacatcaacaaacaaacaggcggCACTGTAgtctctgtcaacacaacactcacatcaacaaacaaacaggcggCACTGTAgtctctgtcaacacaacactcacatcaacaaacaaacaggcacacgaacaagaaaagaagtagaaaaaacacAAAATTTTTGAACACTCAAAAATGTAAATTGTTTTAGATACTGGGAAATAATTAACTGTATTAAACACTAAAAAAGAAATCGTTTTGAATACTAAAAAATGCAAATAGTTTTGAATACTCGAAAATAGATTGTATTGAATACTAAAAAATAAATTGTTTGAAATGATGAAAAAGGAATGTTGCTTACAATTTGTAAAATAGAAATGCAAaataaaagtgaaaacaaaaatacCACCAAACTTGTTTGGAATACTCGAAAATAAATTGTTTGAAATGATGAAAAAATATTTTGCTAACGATTTGTGAGACAAAATAGAGAAATGTGACATAAAAATGAAGACAATATAAACAGCCCGTcacctttcgttttgttttgatgaTGTCGTGGTGAACACCTCTGGCCTCCACTGGGCCCATGGTATGCAGTTTTACAAGGTGCTGTGCCCACTGGGAAAGACAGATTCCTCAATGTGACAAGGGCGTCTACAATCAAACAGATGATCAGGTGGCTTTATAATGCCTGTAATTAATCCAGATCTCATGTTTAATTATCATTTTTGGTGTCTATTAACACTTTAGCACGGTAAATGTACGGTACAAGATAAAGAGACTTGAGACCCACATCCATACAACCAAATGTTCTtgtaagaagaagacgaagaagaagaaacacaaaaataAGAATACAAAGTAAGGATTAAGTTTTACATGTAACAAACTAAACCATCTCAAGAAAGAAACATCATTCTGAGAGTGACCAACAAATATTCAAACCTTTTTGCAGATTTTGAAAAGCGTCGTCTCccgtgttctgttgttgttgtttgtgtctttttgtaaAGGACAGAAAATTCATCATCCAAGTTTTACCACCAAATGTGAAATATTGTCTTTTtccccacaaacacaaaacactatAGTGGTCGTTGGTGTGACGCTAACCACACTCTGCTTCCACTGAACCTctacccacccccaaacaacaacaacaacaacaaaacaccaaaaaccaacccacacacacacacacacacacacacacacacacacacacacacacacacacactgaagtgggGGTGATACTGGCTCAAGAACTACTCTAAAAACCCACCTGAAAACGATCACGGATACTTAcggaacacatacatacaaacacgaacacagacacatttGAATCAGACACTCACAAGCCGGTGAAGTGACATGTATGGTGTCACACCGTATGTAGCATATGGGATTTTTCCCTCCAGTGGGCAGAACACAAAAATCTCCCAACTTGAAGCTGTCAGGGAGTATCCCAGTGACTGACATGTTGTGGGTGAACAGGTTCACCACAACAAATAACAGACAACAGGAGAATTGAAGGAAGG from Babylonia areolata isolate BAREFJ2019XMU chromosome 1, ASM4173473v1, whole genome shotgun sequence includes these protein-coding regions:
- the LOC143292759 gene encoding uncharacterized protein LOC143292759, whose amino-acid sequence is MGPVEARGVHHDIIKTKRKTLQCPVCQGRMINLGRHLNDVEHIPRQSQHWQYLMGTARTRQMMADYVEFRRHIQKRRASTIKKEMSYIMECLLALHSQGHLEVIFKIPQDGHRPSSTFMLRVLLPMRRVFNQKGNKVASCQYNKLLAFSTFLQWLLEARGQYLKTHGITSEVRHLHALVNATLVQLRASKKLRMTAINKRSRPMDTSSDLAAQRLMTTLQDEDTWTDMTRVRDTLLTVLTAGTFSRLAVLTNMTTQRVAKDDNFFSVKIPEGTTHEVDVGVLYVFREAADLRPCCLHSEQDGVHRGNPDAKKCSHCSK